From the genome of Anopheles moucheti chromosome 3, idAnoMoucSN_F20_07, whole genome shotgun sequence, one region includes:
- the LOC128305871 gene encoding pyridine nucleotide-disulfide oxidoreductase domain-containing protein 1, translating into MAETMSYTYVIVGGGIAGVTCAETLNLLRNEPTDRILLLTESTLVKAVTNVVPLGKILNRFDVEEKSTGELASANNIDVLLDQLESIISESFLIKTVAGRCINYQYLCLCTGARPNIIDKAKGNTNVIGIRDTESVEEFRKRIHTATRLVVVGNGGIASELVYEVSGMEEIHWVIKDPYISSTFVDSGAATFFQERLSTKTIEEKEKTIYKRMRYTEQNEASNMSTAGGSQRGAALGPDWHRAFDIQKHGDTVSRNGNKVTVHQSVEVEDINEVTSGLEVLLTNGTKIECDFVVSATGVVPAVSWTGGCDKPFKLGPDGGLFVNWSMETSVNNVYAAGDVCYAGWELAPHWFQMRLWTQARQMGAMAARSMAARRVGEEIYQDFCFEMFNHVTTLFGYQVVLLGRYNGQGLNDKYEVLLRMTPGLEYIKFVLVDGRLQGALLVGETGLEETCENLILNQLDLSPYGEDLLNPDIDIEDYFD; encoded by the coding sequence ATGGCGGAGACCATGTCGTATACCTACGTTATCGTGGGAGGTGGTATTGCTGGCGTGACTTGTGCCGAAACGTTGAACCTTCTTCGCAACGAACCAACCGACAGGATTCTACTACTAACCGAGTCCACTCTCGTCAAAGCTGTCACTAATGTGGTTCCACTCGGGAAAATTCTAAACCGCTTTGATGTGGAGGAAAAAAGCACGGGAGAACTTGCATCGGCAAATAATATCGATGTGTTGCTCGATCAGCTTGAATCGATCATAAGTGAATCCTTCCTTATAAAAACGGTCGCAGGAAGATGTATCAATTATCAATACCTTTGCCTTTGTACCGGTGCACGACCTAACATAATCGATAAGGCTAAAGGCAACACAAACGTGATCGGTATACGCGACACGGAATCGGTGGAAGAATTCCGCAAACGCATTCACACTGCGACTCGTTTGGTGGTCGTTGGAAACGGTGGCATTGCAtcggagctggtgtacgaggtGAGCGGAATGGAGGAAATTCACTGGGTGATAAAGGATCCGTACATAAGCTCCACATTTGTTGATTCCGGTGCAGCTACGTTCTTTCAAGAGCGGTTAAGTACAAAGACAATAGAGGAGAAGGAAAAGACAATATACAAGCGAATGAGGTACACGGAACAGAACGAAGCTTCAAACATGTCTACGGCTGGAGGCAGCCAGCGTGGTGCTGCATTAGGACCCGATTGGCACCGTGCTTTTGACATCCAGAAGCACGGAGATACAGTATCCCGCAATGGCAACAAAGTAACCGTTCACCAATCGGTTGAAGTTGAGGACATTAACGAAGTAACCTCCGGACTAGAGGTTCTTCTTACCAATGGTACGAAGATTGAGTGTGATTTCGTAGTATCCGCCACGGGTGTCGTTCCAGCTGTAAGTTGGACAGGTGGATGCGATAAACCATTTAAACTGGGACCGGATGGAGGTCTTTTCGTGAACTGGTCGATGGAAACATCCGTGAACAATGTTTATGCTGCCGGAGATGTTTGCTACGCCGGATGGGAACTTGCACCGCACTGGTTCCAGATGCGACTGTGGACACAGGCTCGTCAAATGGGAGCAATGGCCGCCCGGAGCATGGCCGCTAGGCGTGTCGGTGAAGAGATTTATCAAGATTTTTGCTTCGAAATGTTCAACCACGTTACGACCCTGTTCGGTTATCAGGTGGTACTATTGGGGCGCTATAATGGACAAGGATTGAACGACAAGTACGAGGTGTTACTACGTATGACACCCGGATTGGAGTACATCAAGTTTGTGTTGGTGGACGGCCGGTTGCAGGGTGCATTGCTTGTCGGCGAAACGGGACTAGAAGAGACGTGCGAGAATTTAATCCTTAACCAACTCGATCTGTCACCGTACGGTGAAGATTTGCTCAATCCAGATATTGATATTGAGGATTATTTCGATTGA
- the LOC128305873 gene encoding 28S ribosomal protein S18b, mitochondrial, producing the protein MSVLRLFGAEVISIYRQSILKIRTGQTRFLSRTPFQQRSTKPENEPTEEAAVSEEPEPGEEGAAASKQPIDDPKDRSRVIPVETSIRYLASDAYRQTYQDNPVWKQYRRNHKGPYPPKLTRKTCIRKDRISTGNPCPICRDEYLVLDHNNIDLLKQFISPQTGEVLSYRVTGLCQKKHTQLLVAVERAMDRGMLTFDVPFREYDYSEYYPAKDSNSLN; encoded by the coding sequence ATGTCAGTGTTGCGTTTATTCGGAGCAGAGGTCATTTCTATCTATCGCCAAAGTATACTAAAAATCCGAACTGGCCAAACACGGTTCCTCTCAAGAACCCCGTTCCAGCAACGTTCTACAAAGCCAGAAAACGAACCCACAGAAGAAGCGGCAGTAAGCGAAGAGCCTGAACCAGGCGAAGAAGGAGCAGCTGCATCCAAACAACCCATTGATGATCCGAAGGATCGCTCACGGGTGATACCGGTAGAGACGAGCATCCGCTACCTGGCGAGCGACGCTTACCGGCAAACCTACCAAGACAATCCGGTGTGGAAACAGTATCGACGTAACCATAAAGGACCATACCCGCCGAAGTTGACGCGCAAAACCTGCATACGCAAGGACCGTATTTCTACCGGTAATCCTTGTCCGATTTGTCGCGATGAGTATCTGGTGCTAGATCACAACAATATTGATCTGCTGAAGCAGTTTATTTCACCACAGACAGGCGAAGTGTTGAGCTATCGGGTCACTGGACTGTGCCAGAAGAAACACACCCAACTGCTAGTAGCCGTCGAAAGGGCTATGGACCGAGGAATGCTTACATTTGATGTGCCCTTCCGAGAGTATGATTACAGTGAATATTATCCTGCTAAGGATAGCAATTCCTTAAACTAG